From the genome of Oscillatoria sp. FACHB-1407, one region includes:
- the trxB gene encoding thioredoxin-disulfide reductase has translation MTNPPVENVVIIGSGPAGYTAAIYAARANLKPFVFEGFQAGGLPGGQLMTTTEVENFPGFPAGITGPNLMDNMKAQAIRWGAELVTEDVTHVDFSQRPFVIRSEEREVRAHSVIIATGATAKRLGLPCERQFWSRGISACAICDGATPIFRSAELAVVGGGDSAAEEAVYLTKYGSHVHLLVRGEKMRASKAMQDRVLSNPKITVHWNTTVLDVFGEEDHMKGLRLLDVKTKEESELHVRGLFYAIGHTPNTSLFKGQIELDDVGYIVTKPGSVETNVEGVYAAGDVQDHEFRQAITAAGTGCMAAMLAERWLSVNGLAQEFHQSADSEKPAEEHHYKTEEEQAAEFDLNRTRHVGGYALRKLYHESDRLIVVKYASPTCGPCHTLKPILSKVVDEFDGQVHYIEIDIEEDPDIAESAGVTGTPTVQFFKDKALVTQLKGVKPKSQYRETIQSNLNTPAVV, from the coding sequence ATGACAAACCCACCCGTTGAAAACGTTGTCATTATTGGTTCGGGTCCGGCGGGTTACACTGCCGCCATTTATGCCGCACGGGCAAACTTAAAACCATTTGTGTTTGAGGGATTTCAAGCAGGAGGGCTACCGGGTGGACAGCTAATGACCACGACCGAAGTCGAAAACTTTCCCGGTTTCCCAGCGGGTATCACCGGACCTAACTTGATGGATAACATGAAGGCTCAGGCAATTCGCTGGGGTGCAGAGTTGGTAACAGAAGATGTTACCCATGTAGATTTCAGTCAGCGTCCGTTTGTGATTCGCTCTGAAGAACGAGAAGTCAGAGCGCATAGTGTCATCATTGCTACAGGTGCAACAGCAAAACGATTGGGCTTGCCCTGCGAACGTCAATTCTGGAGCCGGGGCATTTCTGCCTGTGCGATTTGTGATGGGGCAACTCCGATCTTCCGCAGTGCTGAGTTAGCGGTTGTTGGTGGAGGTGACTCTGCCGCCGAGGAGGCAGTTTACCTGACTAAGTACGGCTCTCATGTGCATTTGTTGGTGCGAGGCGAGAAGATGCGTGCCAGCAAAGCGATGCAAGATCGGGTGTTGAGCAATCCTAAGATCACGGTTCACTGGAACACAACTGTCCTGGATGTGTTTGGTGAGGAAGATCACATGAAGGGATTAAGACTCCTGGATGTGAAGACTAAAGAAGAGAGCGAGTTGCATGTTCGCGGCTTGTTCTACGCGATCGGGCACACTCCCAACACATCTCTCTTTAAAGGTCAGATTGAATTGGATGATGTGGGTTACATCGTTACCAAACCCGGTTCAGTTGAAACCAATGTAGAAGGGGTTTACGCCGCAGGCGACGTGCAAGATCACGAGTTCCGTCAGGCAATCACGGCGGCGGGCACAGGCTGTATGGCAGCCATGTTGGCAGAACGTTGGTTGTCCGTGAATGGTTTGGCGCAAGAGTTTCATCAATCAGCCGACTCAGAGAAACCCGCTGAGGAGCACCACTACAAAACTGAAGAGGAGCAAGCGGCTGAGTTTGACCTCAATCGGACTCGTCATGTGGGTGGCTATGCGTTGCGGAAGCTGTATCACGAGAGCGATCGCCTGATTGTGGTGAAGTATGCCTCTCCCACTTGTGGTCCCTGTCATACGCTTAAGCCGATCCTGAGCAAGGTAGTGGATGAGTTTGACGGTCAAGTTCACTACATCGAGATTGACATTGAAGAAGACCCCGACATTGCCGAGTCGGCGGGTGTTACCGGAACTCCCACTGTGCAGTTCTTTAAGGACAAAGCTCTGGTGACTCAACTCAAAGGCGTAAAGCCCAAGAGCCAATATCGGGAAACCATTCAAAGCAACTTGAACACGCCTGCCGTCGTTTAA
- the psb34 gene encoding photosystem II assembly protein Psb34 translates to MPYTTEEGGRLNNFANEPKMYQAEPPTQGQKMVYAILGIGGLALVGGLIFIAFSVS, encoded by the coding sequence ATGCCCTACACCACAGAAGAAGGCGGTCGTTTGAATAATTTTGCAAACGAGCCAAAGATGTATCAGGCAGAACCTCCTACCCAAGGTCAAAAGATGGTTTATGCCATCCTTGGGATTGGTGGTCTTGCTCTGGTCGGTGGCTTAATTTTTATTGCCTTCTCCGTGTCGTAG
- a CDS encoding fibronectin type III domain-containing protein — protein MPTSVDLKGVRISGLEVTSAFVNGQIYQFSNISIGVLPPLTGSNPSNTDLVQVSNGSLSYDGNTLTITGAFSAIKPNAGSQEDRFLYQGTLTFDSLDIANGSGSPDDAYAITATASVSGALLPYTFMPQSLTFQSGGKDNPHTLVASGQVTPGDSYTDVFNAFNLDAVTLTYGDDQITNNLNLSLQGGNFDVELPFLEHYSLEAEGANLELSINPFSLILTGSYNLKEKDEEAQDKTVGSLLLSGATNSIANAIVFQPSATDAFSFNGSIALSNIKLFDEDAMNQWIGFNSLTYTRSGANWTGSVFVTITPNKGWDNGSPIFDSENAEQFGGTIGFVNGRLNTLGFDINLPNSPGIPFGPMAIKGGGFFVTGLAPGQLRALAGNVVMASELTLEDTPVVSLTAGVAINEESIALLVASQQDMSNFLNEIQDAESGTNASESVSSYAENLPKAWDDETPGLSILDGRTKANGSAILDWESGIYELDVSVSLSIPDVAEDFIQGQATFSIDSNLDFKLFANVDVVIPDSIPLIGGKQLADVGGIINYTNNNNRSDDFAAGWFEIDLGFWSKEVGGQVNFDGTTRLLGADQIAQLEAAGAESVTPAQSQGLTFNRSGETYMAIEVNYGSPNNRPSNGFFSHVTATFEEINPSFLDEFVLQDTLKAVNLQREAQLVYSTPTSDLFVLGEPNSPIDLTRYRLTGINNGLFTNFDYSFYDFSNAAPQITIQQLELQQGASRLQTTSQARSQASRGTDSVTIHYGAFDADSRAKVSLYYDTDGEGYDGVLIAKNLRERDRRSRYIWDTRNLDAGKYYVYAVVEDGGNVPQMHYFHRPIVISEAGASARVTGVEAAWTGNDSVTLSWSPARARDIAYYAIDYTDQASGISENRTVTVGGNQTSLTIPDLQIGDIYRFTVRAIDQDGNDSLESESVAVLVGNRATAKLEAGEWHSMARPGRRYTATLDLEDNEAATLLKAPKGAKLNQDGRFSWRVAPTASGWQEVRIQVTDPYGRREVIERQIFVQPRPGQRSIRGQSFSPADHLVGEVRVGSPDRLTDNSQALVGTLRDDRFMLQPNRFIQIKHFDDGEDYLQVKNTTFDEFDIVQQGKNTLIQLDGKTIAELYGLRSSLITAADFVLS, from the coding sequence ATGCCTACCTCAGTAGACCTCAAAGGCGTCCGAATCTCTGGACTGGAGGTTACTTCAGCCTTCGTAAACGGTCAAATTTATCAATTTTCTAATATCTCCATTGGCGTTCTACCTCCTCTAACGGGCAGTAATCCCAGCAACACTGATCTCGTCCAGGTCAGTAACGGTAGTCTTTCCTACGATGGCAACACCTTAACCATCACTGGAGCATTTTCCGCGATTAAACCAAACGCTGGTTCTCAAGAGGACAGATTTCTCTACCAGGGCACGTTGACCTTCGACAGTTTGGATATTGCTAACGGCAGTGGCAGCCCTGATGATGCCTACGCTATTACAGCAACGGCTTCTGTGTCTGGTGCTTTGTTGCCCTACACCTTCATGCCTCAGAGCTTGACCTTTCAATCCGGGGGCAAAGACAATCCCCACACGCTAGTTGCCTCAGGACAAGTTACTCCAGGCGATAGCTACACCGATGTGTTTAATGCCTTTAACTTAGACGCCGTAACCCTGACCTACGGTGACGACCAGATCACCAATAATCTCAACCTTAGCCTTCAAGGTGGAAATTTTGATGTAGAGCTACCCTTCCTGGAACACTACAGCTTAGAAGCTGAGGGAGCAAACCTTGAACTGAGTATCAATCCCTTTAGCCTGATATTGACAGGCAGTTACAACCTCAAAGAGAAAGATGAAGAAGCACAAGACAAGACCGTTGGGAGTTTGCTTTTGAGTGGAGCAACCAATTCAATTGCCAACGCGATCGTTTTTCAACCATCCGCAACGGATGCATTCAGCTTCAACGGTTCCATTGCCCTCAGCAATATCAAACTCTTTGATGAGGATGCGATGAATCAGTGGATTGGATTCAACTCGCTAACCTACACCAGAAGTGGTGCCAATTGGACAGGTTCTGTGTTTGTCACGATCACACCTAATAAGGGTTGGGACAATGGCAGCCCTATTTTTGATTCTGAAAACGCTGAACAATTCGGTGGCACCATTGGATTTGTCAATGGTCGTCTCAATACCCTGGGATTTGATATTAACCTGCCAAACAGCCCTGGAATTCCCTTTGGTCCCATGGCTATCAAAGGGGGTGGTTTCTTTGTAACGGGACTTGCGCCAGGGCAACTCCGGGCACTAGCAGGCAACGTAGTGATGGCGTCCGAACTAACGCTGGAGGATACCCCTGTAGTCTCCTTGACTGCCGGAGTCGCAATCAACGAAGAAAGCATTGCTCTGCTGGTTGCCAGTCAGCAGGATATGTCTAACTTTTTGAATGAGATACAAGACGCTGAAAGTGGAACCAATGCCAGTGAAAGTGTCAGCAGCTACGCTGAAAACTTGCCGAAAGCGTGGGATGACGAAACTCCCGGTCTGAGCATTCTAGATGGCAGAACAAAAGCGAATGGTTCAGCCATTTTGGATTGGGAAAGTGGCATCTATGAGCTGGATGTGTCCGTTTCTTTATCGATTCCAGATGTCGCAGAAGACTTTATCCAGGGACAGGCAACATTCTCCATTGATAGTAATCTTGACTTCAAGTTATTTGCTAATGTCGATGTCGTGATTCCCGACAGTATTCCGTTGATTGGTGGCAAGCAACTGGCGGACGTTGGAGGAATCATTAACTACACCAACAACAATAATCGTTCTGATGACTTTGCCGCAGGTTGGTTTGAAATTGACCTGGGGTTCTGGAGCAAGGAGGTTGGCGGTCAGGTGAACTTTGATGGAACGACGCGCCTCTTGGGGGCAGATCAGATTGCACAACTGGAGGCAGCAGGGGCAGAGTCGGTTACGCCAGCCCAGTCTCAGGGTCTTACCTTTAATCGTTCTGGTGAGACGTACATGGCGATCGAAGTAAATTATGGCAGTCCGAACAACCGCCCCAGCAATGGTTTCTTTAGCCACGTCACGGCTACCTTTGAGGAAATCAATCCATCCTTCCTGGATGAATTCGTCCTACAGGACACGTTGAAAGCGGTTAATTTGCAAAGAGAGGCTCAGCTTGTCTACTCCACACCCACGTCTGATCTGTTCGTTTTGGGTGAACCCAACTCGCCAATTGATCTGACTCGATATCGGCTCACAGGCATTAACAATGGTTTGTTCACCAATTTTGATTATTCGTTTTACGACTTCAGCAATGCGGCTCCTCAAATTACGATTCAGCAGCTTGAGTTACAACAAGGAGCATCACGACTACAAACCACTTCACAGGCGCGATCGCAAGCCAGCAGGGGAACGGATAGCGTCACCATTCACTATGGAGCATTTGATGCGGATTCCAGAGCGAAAGTTAGCCTCTACTATGACACCGATGGCGAAGGCTACGATGGAGTGTTAATCGCTAAAAATCTCAGAGAAAGGGATCGTCGGAGCCGTTACATCTGGGATACGCGCAACCTGGATGCGGGCAAATACTACGTTTATGCGGTGGTGGAAGATGGCGGGAATGTGCCCCAGATGCATTATTTCCATCGCCCCATTGTCATCTCAGAGGCGGGAGCGTCGGCTCGTGTGACCGGAGTTGAGGCAGCCTGGACGGGCAACGACAGCGTTACCTTAAGTTGGTCACCCGCCCGTGCTAGGGATATTGCCTACTATGCGATTGACTATACCGATCAAGCATCGGGCATTTCAGAAAACCGTACGGTGACTGTCGGCGGTAACCAAACGAGCCTCACCATTCCAGATTTGCAGATTGGTGATATCTATCGCTTCACGGTTCGGGCGATCGACCAGGACGGCAATGACAGCCTGGAGAGCGAGTCAGTTGCTGTGCTGGTAGGCAACCGAGCCACTGCCAAACTGGAGGCAGGAGAGTGGCATTCCATGGCTCGACCGGGAAGACGTTACACGGCGACTCTTGACCTGGAGGATAATGAAGCCGCAACGCTACTCAAAGCCCCGAAAGGTGCAAAACTTAATCAGGATGGTCGGTTCTCGTGGCGAGTTGCACCGACGGCTTCGGGATGGCAGGAAGTTCGTATCCAAGTCACTGACCCCTACGGTCGCCGAGAGGTGATTGAGCGACAGATTTTTGTCCAACCTCGCCCAGGGCAGCGTTCCATCAGAGGTCAATCCTTTTCCCCTGCTGATCATCTTGTGGGTGAGGTGAGAGTGGGTAGTCCTGATCGGTTAACGGATAATTCCCAAGCGCTTGTGGGTACGTTGAGAGACGATCGCTTTATGTTGCAGCCCAATCGTTTTATCCAGATTAAGCACTTTGACGATGGAGAAGATTATCTGCAAGTCAAAAACACGACGTTTGACGAGTTTGATATTGTGCAGCAGGGCAAGAACACCCTGATTCAACTCGATGGCAAGACCATTGCTGAACTCTATGGACTTCGATCTTCCTTAATCACAGCTGCTGATTTCGTTCTATCGTGA
- a CDS encoding STAS domain-containing protein — MQTLLARPQIAAIQPSGHINAANADEFRQQLLAGITAQPAKNIVVDMETVESMDSAGLVALVAALTHAQQLNKRLMICSVSSRIRIIFELTQLDRVFEMFENRTAAEVAIA; from the coding sequence ATGCAAACCCTCCTTGCCCGTCCTCAAATCGCTGCAATTCAACCCTCTGGTCACATTAATGCAGCGAACGCCGATGAGTTTCGTCAGCAATTGTTAGCAGGCATCACCGCTCAACCTGCTAAAAATATTGTGGTAGACATGGAGACTGTGGAGTCAATGGACAGTGCAGGTTTGGTGGCATTAGTTGCTGCTCTGACTCATGCTCAACAGTTGAATAAGCGGTTGATGATTTGTAGCGTTTCTTCCCGCATCCGCATCATCTTTGAATTGACTCAGTTAGATCGCGTTTTTGAAATGTTTGAAAACCGCACCGCAGCGGAAGTGGCGATCGCTTAA
- a CDS encoding ABC transporter ATP-binding protein, with product MRSLNRVLVSLKAYWLIVIGAIASLLLLTAANAITPQLFRWGIDQGIAQGNLQVVFYSAIAMLLVAIARGIFNFGQSFWAEQISQNVAYDLRNRIFKKIQNLSFSYHDQAQTSQLLTRITSDVEQIRTLIGTSLIQVVSSVVTLATTAIILLLMNWRLALVTLSVVPLAGLLLARFLAKNQATFALAQERLGDLNAVLQENLMGVRVVKAFVRESAEMSRYTDLNDELIQVNMRTIQAIRNTFPYIFLLSNLIGVAVIAYGGFQVIEGSFTIGELVAFNSYLLLLLQPILLVGFAAPVIAQAAASADRVYEVVDAQIEIRNRLNAIPLKDCIGRITFENVHFRYPGATTEALKGISFETRPRELIAVLGITGSGKSTIMNLIPRFYDVTKGSIRIDGVDVRDLQLESLRSQIGIVFQETTLFSGTLRDNIAYAKPNASLDEIIAVAKTAQIHDFIDSLPEGYNTVVGERGIGLSGGQKQRVAIARTLLTDYRILILDDSTSAVDAKTASQIHEALDDLMRHKNCTSFVIAQRISTIKNADRIFLMDQGKLVACGTHEQLMHTSPLYAFILESQMQKTGTTPRSSLLKHPPF from the coding sequence ATGCGATCGCTCAATCGAGTCTTAGTCAGCCTCAAAGCCTATTGGCTCATTGTCATTGGGGCGATCGCTAGTTTGTTGTTGTTAACCGCAGCCAATGCGATTACCCCCCAACTGTTTCGTTGGGGTATTGATCAGGGTATTGCTCAGGGCAATCTACAAGTTGTGTTTTACAGTGCGATCGCAATGCTGTTGGTGGCGATCGCACGAGGTATTTTCAACTTTGGGCAAAGCTTTTGGGCAGAGCAGATTTCCCAGAATGTTGCCTACGATCTGCGAAATAGGATCTTTAAAAAGATTCAAAATCTAAGCTTTAGCTATCACGATCAAGCACAGACCTCGCAACTGTTGACGCGCATCACCAGCGACGTGGAGCAGATTCGCACTTTGATTGGCACGAGCCTGATCCAGGTGGTTAGCTCGGTGGTGACGCTGGCTACGACTGCCATCATTTTGCTACTGATGAACTGGCGATTAGCGTTAGTCACGTTATCGGTGGTTCCGCTGGCAGGCTTACTGCTGGCTCGCTTCCTGGCAAAAAATCAGGCAACCTTTGCTCTGGCTCAAGAACGGTTGGGCGACCTCAACGCCGTACTGCAAGAAAACCTGATGGGCGTGCGGGTCGTGAAGGCATTCGTGCGAGAGTCGGCTGAGATGTCTCGCTACACCGACCTCAACGATGAGTTAATTCAGGTCAATATGCGAACGATTCAAGCGATTCGCAATACCTTTCCCTACATTTTCTTGTTAAGCAACTTGATTGGGGTTGCAGTGATTGCCTATGGTGGCTTTCAGGTGATCGAAGGCAGCTTTACCATTGGTGAATTAGTGGCATTTAATTCCTATCTATTGCTGCTGTTGCAACCGATTTTGTTAGTTGGCTTTGCGGCTCCTGTGATTGCTCAAGCTGCTGCCTCTGCCGATCGCGTCTACGAAGTCGTAGATGCCCAGATCGAAATTCGCAATCGTCTCAATGCTATTCCCTTAAAAGATTGCATTGGGCGCATCACGTTTGAGAACGTCCATTTCCGCTATCCCGGTGCGACCACGGAAGCCCTCAAGGGCATCTCTTTTGAGACACGTCCGCGAGAACTGATTGCCGTTTTAGGCATCACCGGATCGGGCAAAAGCACGATCATGAACCTGATACCTCGTTTCTACGATGTCACCAAAGGCTCCATTCGCATTGATGGGGTGGATGTGCGAGATCTGCAACTCGAAAGTTTGCGATCGCAAATTGGCATCGTCTTTCAGGAGACGACTCTCTTTTCCGGCACCCTGCGGGATAACATTGCCTACGCTAAACCCAACGCCTCACTGGATGAAATTATCGCGGTTGCCAAAACGGCTCAAATTCACGACTTTATCGACAGCTTGCCAGAGGGCTACAACACCGTCGTCGGAGAACGGGGCATTGGCTTGTCTGGTGGGCAAAAACAACGAGTGGCGATCGCCCGAACTCTTCTCACCGACTACCGCATTCTGATTCTGGACGACAGCACCTCCGCCGTTGATGCCAAAACGGCGAGTCAGATCCACGAAGCACTGGATGATCTAATGCGCCACAAAAACTGCACCAGTTTCGTGATCGCCCAACGCATCAGCACCATCAAAAACGCCGATCGCATCTTTTTAATGGATCAGGGCAAACTCGTCGCCTGCGGCACCCACGAGCAACTGATGCACACCAGCCCGCTCTATGCCTTCATTCTGGAATCGCAAATGCAAAAAACAGGGACTACACCGCGATCGAGCCTGCTCAAGCATCCTCCATTTTGA
- a CDS encoding GDSL-type esterase/lipase family protein → MSTIRLEAEKMTLTNAVVETGSFASGGALAMLSGPTGGYSTVFSGLSGSYQVVIGYYDESDGVAQLTVNVNGTQLDSWALNQSLGNTRAGSNNFVRRTIASNLAIAQGSSIDILGIQQAGENARVDYIEFIPIASPSPAPAPAPAPSPAPAPAPAPTPVPAPAPAPTPVPPAPTRLRIEAESMSHTNYVIESGSFASNGQFIRVGSSDGGSATTTFNGAAGFYDVVIGYYDESDGQSQITVERNGGQLDSWQLTEELGYSRASSQTFRTRTVAAGLAIAPGDSFKILGTLMAGENSRIDYIEFVPTSAPAPSPSPTTNPPINGTSGNNILNGNSADNIINGLAGDDTLYGQEGNDTLDGGVGHDRIEGGVGNDTATYAQSGRGIVANLNTGVVLSPLFDAATQTRIMPLGDSITAGQHTVNPVPGAYRIQLWQNFVADNLDIDFVGSQSNGGSSLGDRDHQGHPGWTVTQIRDLVNTGILNTYQPNVVLLMIGTNDTGSASGSTILSRVSGLIDRIATLAPSAMVVVSTIAPIQKSSTRDQRAKDFNNRLPGLVSQKVAEGKNVYFANAGGSLSMSDLTTDGLHPSAAGYNKLGNAWYRAIVERDTLNSIENVIGSRFKDTLIGNGGANVLEGGQGGDRLTGGGSEDTFVYRTLQDGGDTITDFDDTDIIRISAAGFGGGLVSGVSLSTDATATTGIFVNGNTAIGSSANFLYHNGVLSFDVDGAGGQAAIQLATLAGAPSLSASQIAIAA, encoded by the coding sequence ATGAGTACGATTCGACTTGAAGCAGAAAAAATGACCCTGACAAACGCAGTGGTTGAAACCGGGTCGTTTGCGTCAGGTGGGGCACTCGCCATGTTAAGCGGTCCGACAGGCGGGTATAGCACTGTCTTCTCAGGTCTGAGTGGGTCTTATCAGGTCGTGATTGGCTACTACGACGAAAGCGATGGGGTGGCTCAGCTAACCGTTAACGTTAATGGCACTCAACTGGATAGTTGGGCATTGAACCAGAGCTTAGGCAACACCCGTGCTGGTTCCAATAACTTTGTACGCCGCACGATCGCGTCTAACCTGGCGATCGCTCAAGGCAGCAGCATCGATATCTTGGGCATTCAGCAGGCAGGAGAAAACGCGCGAGTTGACTACATCGAATTTATCCCGATCGCCTCCCCCAGTCCTGCCCCTGCTCCTGCTCCCGCGCCCAGTCCGGCCCCTGCTCCTGCTCCCGCGCCCACTCCGGTCCCTGCTCCTGCTCCCGCGCCCACTCCGGTCCCTCCTGCCCCAACGCGATTGCGGATTGAGGCGGAGTCTATGAGCCACACCAACTACGTCATTGAGTCGGGTAGCTTTGCCTCTAATGGTCAGTTCATCAGGGTCGGCAGCAGCGATGGTGGCTCTGCGACAACCACATTTAACGGGGCAGCCGGATTTTATGATGTGGTGATTGGCTACTATGACGAAAGTGACGGACAGTCTCAAATCACGGTTGAGCGCAACGGCGGGCAACTCGATAGCTGGCAATTGACCGAAGAACTGGGCTATAGCCGCGCCAGCAGCCAAACCTTTCGGACGAGAACTGTCGCCGCTGGATTGGCGATCGCCCCTGGAGACAGCTTCAAAATTTTGGGAACATTGATGGCGGGTGAAAACTCTCGCATCGACTACATCGAGTTTGTCCCTACTAGTGCCCCAGCACCCAGTCCATCACCGACAACCAACCCTCCAATCAACGGCACCAGCGGCAACAATATCCTTAATGGCAACTCCGCCGACAACATCATCAACGGTTTGGCAGGAGACGACACACTGTACGGGCAAGAGGGCAACGACACACTAGATGGTGGAGTTGGGCACGATCGCATCGAGGGTGGCGTGGGCAACGATACAGCAACCTATGCCCAATCGGGACGAGGCATTGTCGCCAACCTAAACACGGGCGTTGTGCTCAGTCCGTTATTTGACGCGGCCACGCAAACTCGCATTATGCCGTTAGGCGATTCCATTACGGCTGGGCAACACACCGTTAACCCAGTGCCTGGAGCTTACCGCATCCAACTCTGGCAAAACTTTGTTGCTGACAACCTCGACATTGACTTTGTTGGCTCTCAGTCCAATGGTGGCAGCAGTTTGGGCGATCGCGACCACCAGGGACATCCAGGTTGGACAGTCACTCAAATCCGTGACCTGGTCAATACGGGCATTCTCAACACCTATCAGCCGAATGTCGTGTTGCTGATGATCGGCACGAATGACACTGGCTCAGCCTCTGGCAGCACCATTCTCAGTCGAGTCAGCGGGTTAATTGATCGGATTGCCACTCTGGCTCCCAGTGCGATGGTCGTTGTCTCAACGATCGCCCCCATTCAAAAGAGCAGTACTCGCGATCAACGCGCCAAAGACTTTAACAATCGCTTACCGGGATTGGTCAGCCAAAAGGTCGCAGAAGGCAAAAACGTCTACTTTGCTAACGCAGGTGGCTCCCTCAGCATGAGCGACCTGACCACAGATGGCTTACATCCCAGCGCAGCGGGTTACAACAAACTGGGTAACGCCTGGTATCGGGCGATCGTCGAGCGTGACACCCTCAACAGCATTGAAAACGTCATTGGTTCTCGCTTTAAGGACACCCTGATTGGCAACGGCGGAGCCAACGTGTTAGAGGGTGGTCAGGGAGGCGATCGCTTAACGGGCGGTGGTAGCGAAGACACGTTTGTCTACAGAACGCTTCAAGATGGCGGTGACACCATTACTGACTTTGATGATACTGATATAATTCGCATCTCAGCCGCTGGATTTGGCGGTGGCTTGGTCAGCGGCGTTAGCCTGAGCACCGATGCCACTGCCACAACAGGCATCTTTGTTAACGGCAACACCGCGATCGGCAGTAGTGCTAACTTCCTCTATCACAACGGCGTTCTCAGCTTCGATGTTGACGGTGCTGGCGGGCAAGCTGCCATTCAACTGGCAACGCTGGCAGGAGCACCGAGCCTCAGTGCTAGCCAAATTGCGATCGCCGCATAG
- a CDS encoding glutathione S-transferase family protein translates to MLLLQFSTSHYCRKARLALGYKGIAFAVENLTPGVHALRVKPLTGATTLPVLLPQVEGKPIAIGDSTHILQFLEQVQPDPPLLPVDEALTREVWLLEDWLDESIGTATRFVYYDYRAGEGKQIDPSLASQVVIRVVRSQYGMNAARVQLAADRLSRALEILGERWQSQPYLVGDCLTAADIAAAALLSPLALIPHYRQTYPWLFDRITEIHCRCGEPLPPGLTVNS, encoded by the coding sequence ATGCTGTTATTACAATTCAGCACCTCGCACTACTGCCGCAAAGCTCGATTGGCATTGGGCTATAAGGGTATTGCGTTTGCTGTAGAAAATTTGACCCCTGGTGTTCATGCCTTACGAGTCAAGCCTTTGACGGGAGCTACAACCCTGCCAGTGCTCTTGCCCCAAGTCGAGGGCAAACCTATCGCCATTGGAGATTCCACTCACATTTTGCAATTTTTGGAACAGGTTCAGCCTGACCCGCCGTTGTTGCCTGTGGATGAAGCCCTGACCCGTGAGGTTTGGTTACTAGAGGATTGGCTAGACGAAAGCATCGGTACGGCAACTCGTTTCGTCTACTATGACTATCGGGCGGGCGAAGGGAAGCAGATTGACCCATCTCTAGCCAGTCAGGTGGTGATTCGAGTGGTGCGATCGCAATATGGTATGAATGCGGCACGGGTGCAGTTAGCAGCCGATCGCCTGAGTCGGGCACTGGAGATTTTAGGAGAACGGTGGCAGTCACAGCCTTATCTGGTCGGGGACTGCTTGACAGCGGCGGATATTGCAGCGGCGGCTCTGCTGAGTCCCCTGGCTCTCATTCCCCACTATCGCCAGACCTACCCATGGCTGTTTGACCGCATTACCGAAATTCATTGCCGCTGCGGGGAACCTTTACCCCCCGGTTTAACCGTCAACTCATGA